The proteins below are encoded in one region of Thermoplasmata archaeon:
- a CDS encoding aspartate dehydrogenase produces MVRLALIGCGAIGSTIAQRVEDIPEVEAIYLYDRSRRLKNHLARSLKKGRVLNDIEEIIERSDLVIEAASQQAVKEYVPMALEKGKSVVIMSVGALVDPVFRRRIERLAKARHRKIYIPSGAVAGIDGVSAGSAARVERATLVTIKHPNAFRNNQYVVDRKIDLDGIKKATVIYEGTAEDAVVHFPQNINVAATLSLAGVGFKKTRVRIIADPAATRNIHKILLKGEFGVLETEVRNVPSPQNPRTSYLAALSAVSAIRKIVGTVWIGA; encoded by the coding sequence ATGGTCCGGCTCGCCCTCATCGGGTGCGGCGCAATCGGCTCGACAATCGCCCAGAGGGTCGAAGATATCCCCGAGGTCGAGGCGATATATCTCTATGACCGCTCGCGCAGACTCAAGAACCACCTCGCGCGCAGCTTGAAAAAGGGCAGGGTGCTTAATGATATCGAGGAGATAATCGAGAGGTCCGACCTCGTCATCGAGGCCGCCTCCCAGCAGGCGGTCAAGGAGTATGTCCCAATGGCGCTCGAGAAGGGCAAGAGCGTGGTCATAATGAGCGTTGGGGCGCTGGTCGACCCAGTATTTAGGAGGAGAATCGAGAGGCTGGCGAAGGCCCGCCACCGCAAGATCTACATTCCCTCCGGAGCGGTCGCGGGCATCGATGGGGTCTCGGCAGGCTCAGCGGCCCGGGTTGAGAGGGCGACGCTCGTCACGATAAAGCACCCCAACGCGTTCAGGAACAACCAGTACGTAGTCGATAGAAAAATTGACCTAGATGGAATTAAGAAGGCCACGGTGATATACGAGGGCACGGCCGAGGATGCGGTGGTGCACTTCCCTCAGAACATCAACGTAGCGGCTACGCTCAGCCTCGCCGGGGTCGGTTTCAAAAAAACAAGGGTGCGCATAATCGCCGACCCGGCCGCAACAAGAAACATCCACAAGATTCTGCTGAAGGGCGAGTTCGGGGTGCTCGAGACTGAGGTGCGGAACGTCCCCTCCCCCCAGAACCCTCGGACGAGTTATCTGGCTGCGCTCTCCGCGGTCAGCGCGATTCGGAAAATCGTCGGCACAGTCTGGATTGGGGCCTGA